GTAGAGTGATTCTGCCTTGTGTTTGTCCTTGTCGATACCTATGCCGTTCTCATAGAACTGTGCCAGGTCGCAGATCGCTTCTGGGTAGTCGTCATCCATGGCAAGACGGTTGATGAGCGTAAAGGCTTCAGGCAGGTTCTTCTCGAGTATCTCTCCTTTGAACAGTTCCCTTGCAAGCATGAACTGGGCATATTTAGATTCGGTCGCACCGCAGATAAGCAGCAGTTGTGCCGCCTCTGCAATGGCATTGTTCTCTTTGAGCTTGCCGATATGTGAAATGACCTCTTCCACCTCTTTCTCACTGTATCCCTCATTGCTGATCTTCAACAGCCAGTTGTTGACAGAGTCATAACTCTCTTTGGCTTCAAGAAGCGGAGGGTACTGTGTCAGCATGTTTTTCAGTTTCTGATCGATGTAGGGAATGTTCTTATACTCCGACGCTCTTTTTTCAGCAGGTGCAGGAGTGGCCTGTACCGTTTTTTCTGTTGTATCGGGTGTCTCCCCGGTCTCCTGTATTTCCTCTTCGGCAGCTGTCTCTTCAAAGAAAGTCTCTTCCTCCTCAGTCTGAAGGGGTGTTTCCGCTTCCTCCCGGGGAAGTGCTTCAAAAAGTGTATCGCTTTCCGTACCCGATTCGACTTCCGGCGTTTCTTCGGAAACAAGGTCTTTGAACAGGTCATCCTCCTCTACCTCTTCAGAATCAGTCGTATGGGAATGCACTGTTTCATGCGTTTCCAGCGTATCGAAAAAATCATCTTTTGGAATGAAGCTCGTATCTATGTGGCTCTCTTTTGTACCGGGTACATCCTCTGCCGGCGTGTCAAAGAAGTCATCTTTTGGGGTGTGGCTGATATCGAGTTCGATATTGTCAGGCATGACATCGTCGGCTGTAAGGTTCAGAAGATTGTCAAAGTCGATGTTCTGCTGGGATGCTGGTTTTGTTTCTTCTGTTTTTGAGGGTACCGGTTCTGCAGGTGTCTCTTCCGTCAGTGTATCGAAATCGAACAGTTCGGTCTCCTCTTCCGCCGGCTCTTCAGGTGTGGTCACGAAAAGGTCGAATTGCTCGATGATCTCCTGCTCCTCCTGCTGGGAGGTCCGCTGAACGATCTCTTCTGTCGGAGTTTCGATATATTTGGTGATAAGTGCCTGTGTCTGGGCATAGTTCTGGGCCTGCAGACCGTCCAGGATCTCTTTGAGCTTGGCATCCGATCTCAGCGAGGCAAGTTTCAGCATCTGCAGCTGGATGGTCTCGATGTCAGTGATGGAAATAGCGATATTGATGATCTGTAGACGTTTTTTGGTTTGGTTCATGCAGTGGTCCTGAAATGGTATTCGGGTTAATTGGAGTCATTATAACAAAACAATACTTTACATGGGTGTTGACACTTGCATAATCAGTTATATAACATTATAATAGCTGAAAATTAGTAACAGTCAGGATATATATAATGAAAAAACTCATACTCTTTTTACTCTTGGTACTTGGATTGAATGCTGCAGATGATGCCATGCTGGTCGGGCAGTGGAACAGTGTGACCCGCGGTTTGAATAACGGTACCCAGACAACGGAGAAGGAGTATATGAAATTCAATGCCGACTATACCTTCGGTGTTGTCTTTCTTGTGACGGTACAGAAAGGAAACGCGTATGTCAAAGACCTTCGTATCGAGGGAACTGGTATCTGGAAGACAAGAGGGAACATTCTGGTGGTAGTTGTCAAGGATGTTGAAGTGCCTGTTGCCGGAGAAGTTTACGGGATTTCACAGACCTCACTCGAACAGATCGCTTCGACATTCCACAACAGGTTCAAGAACGATCCTATCCGCATACTGGTCATGAAGGAGTTGGGAGCGCAGAAACTGGTGACGGAGAACAAGCGTAAACAGATCATCACCTACAAACGACAGAGGTAGTTTTAAAGGTTTGCAGAGAGTGCAAGCAGTCTGCAGGAATTCTCAAGAATGGAGACCTTCTTCGCCATCTCGGTGATATCTCTGTCATAAGAGATCAGCCCGTACCCTTTGATCAGAAGCAGGTGGCTGTCATGTTTCTGGAAGAACTGCGGTATCTCATAGGGGGCACGCTCCAGCCAGTCATCGATATTCTTGGGGTCATAGACGATGATCTCACCCAGTATCTTCTTCCCGTGATAGTCCTGGGGAGAGACTTTCCCGTGTTTCAGAGAGTAGGCCGTTGCATAAGGGGGCATGGTAAAACAGATATATTTTGCATTGGGGATCGTCTCGTAGATCCGTTCATGGATGGCAACATCGGTATCGGCTTCACTCCAGCGGTAGTCTCTTTTCTGACAATCCAGCGTAATGAATGAATCTTCTGTGACTTCGTCCAGAATAGCCTCTTTCTTATTGATGATGAAACCGCTGGTAGAGACACGTGCAGAGATCGATCCGTGGTAGACACCAAAGAAGTTCTTGTTGAACATGGAAAAGGAGACATGCTTGATCTCTTCTATAAGATGTTTGTCCATTTATGGAAACCTTTGTTAGGATTATTTCGCTATTATAACGATTAAATTAGAAATTAGAAATTAGAAATTGGAAATCGTTAAGGGGAAGAGGTGGAAACTCCGCATATACCGGTACTTTTGGAAGAAGTGTTAGAGAGTTTCAAAGAAGTGCCCGAGGGCTATTTCGTTGACTGCACGCTGGGATACGCAGGACACAGTTCGGAAGTACTGAAACGCTACTCCCATTTCAAACACATAGGAATCGACAGGGATGACGAAGCCCTGGCCTTTTCCAAAGAGCGGTTAAAACCTTTTGCCGATAGAAGTACGCTCTATAAAGGTACGTTCGCAACGGTATTGCCGACGCTTAAAGAAGCACCGGTGACAGCACTGCTGGCAGATTTCGGTGTCTCCTCCCTGCAGCTTGACAAAAAAGAGCGGGGCTTTGCCTTCGATTCAGAGACACTTGACATGCGTATGGATGCAACGGCTGCCCTTTCCGCCTATGAAGTGGTCAATACCTATTCCAAAGAGAAGCTGGAGTATATCTTTGATACCTATGGAGAGGTGCGGTCCTACAGGAAACTGGCATCTGCTGTGGTCGAGGCCAGAGCAAAAGCACCTATCGAGAGTGCCAAAGCACTGAGCGAGATCGCCAAAAATGTGATACCCCCGGGAGGGAAGATCCATCCCGCGACACTGATGTTCCAGGCGATCCGTATCGAGGTGAACAATGAACTTGGGGAGATCGAGGGATTGCTCGATGCTATTGAAGCCAAACATTATAAGGGAGAAGTGGTCTCTCTCATTACCTTCCATTCGCTTGAAGACCGTCTGGTCAAGAACCGGTTCAGAAAATGGGGTCTTGACTGTATCTGCGACCCGCATGCGATCCGCTGTACCTGCGGCAAGAATCATGCACTGGGCAAAGCACTTTCACGCAAACCCGTAACAGCGTCCAAAGAAGAGCTCAAGGTCAATCCGCGAAGCAGGTCTGCCAAGCTTAGAAGTTTCAGATTCAAGAGTGACAGTTGATATGGCTAAAAGTGTAAAGAAAAAAAGGGCTAACGGGATCACCTTCAAAATGGTGATGATCATCCTTATCTCCGTATCGATCGTGCTTATCCTGACGACCATCAAGATCTATCTGAGCAATCAGATCTATTATGAGAGCAAAAAGGTCAATAAAATAGAAAGAGAGGTCTCTGCTCTGAAAGCGGAGAAGGTACTGCTTCAGCAGAATATCGAAGCCCTGAAGTTCAAGAACCGGGTGAGCGATACGATCTTTATCATAGACAACACGGACAGATAGATGATCAGATCTTTCATCACCTTTGCTGTGGACAAGCCGATCATCAACCATATATTGATGGCATTCATGCTGCTCCTCTCCATCTTCGCCTACCAGGACATCCCCAAAGAGATATTCCCTCCTTCAGAACTCGACCAGATAACCGTTACCGGAGGTTACCCGGGTGCATCTGCAGATGTACTTGACAAGATGGCGGTCAAGAATATTGAAGATGAGATGAAGAGTATCAGCGAGATCGACAATATCGATACTGTGATACAGAACGGTTTTTTCACCGTCAGGGCAGACATTAAACCCGGCAGTGACAACCAGCTGGTCCTGGGAGATGTCAAAGATGTCATCGCCAATATCAGACGGGATCTTCCGGCAGATATGGATGAGCCTATCGCAAAGATTACGGTGCATGATTTCCCGCTGCTGCTTGTGGCGATCTCCGGGGATGTCCCCAAAAGAAGGCTGCTCGATATTGCCGAAGAGCTCAAGAGTAAACTGAGTGTCTACAAGGATCTCAGTGGGATCACCATCCGGGGAGATGCGGACGATGAGGTACTTATAAAGATAGACAATGAAAAACTGACTGCCTACGGCCTGCCAAAAGAGAGTGTCTATAAAGCCATCGGTGCGCTCAGTTCCATTTTTCCCATAGGGACCATTGAACAGAAAGGCAGCCATCTCTACCTCTCCACCATTAACGGTGAGAAGTCGGCCGAAGCACTGGAGTCTACCTTTATAACCATTGCAGGAAAACGGATACGCATCGGCGATATCGCCCATGTGGAATTCGGGCTGAGCGAAAGCAACGAAATTTCCCACTTCAACGGTGTGCAGAACATTTCCATCAATATCAACAAGACCAAACAGGGAAATGCCATCGCGCTGAGCAGAGAAATAAAAGAGATGCTCAAGGAGGTGCAGAAAGAGTATAAGGATGTGGTATTCGAAGCCTATACCGATACCTCCATCTGGATCAAGAACCGTCTGAACCTTGTCTCTTCCAACATTCTCTTCGGTCTCATCCTGGTCTTTTTGGCACTGCTTTTGAGTGTGAACTACAAGATCGCACTGGTCGTTTCCATAGGGATCCCTACCTCTTTCATGATCACCCTGATCGCAGCGGACATGATAGGTTACAGCCTGAACATGCTGACCCTTCTGGGGGCACTCATCGCCCTGGGGATGCTTGTGGATGAAGCCATTGTCGTAGCTGAGAACATCTATCGGCATATGGAGATGGGAAAATCACCCAGAGAGGCGGCCATCGACGGTTCGCTTGAGATGTTCCCGGCTGTCTTGACAGCGACATTGACAACGGTGTTCGCTTTTCTCCCATTGCTTATTCTAAGCGGTGAGATGGGAATGTTCATGAAAGTGCTTCCTGTAATGATATCCATTCTGCTGCTTTCATCGCTTTTTGAAGCCTTTTATTTTCTGCCGCTGCACTCCAAAGAGTTCTTTTCTATGAAAGATACCAAATCGGGTCATAACAGAAGTGATTTCTGGCTCAAACTCGATGTGCTCTATGAACGGCTGCTTGGCAGACTTCTCAAACGAAAGAAGCGTTCACTCTTCCTGCTGGTGACATTCATCATTCTCTCGACCATAGGTATGCTGGGCTTGACCAAATTCAAACTCTTTCCCGAATTCGACTCGACCCAGATCTATCTGAACGGAAAGATCGATGTCAACTCCAAACTGGAAGATACAGAAAAGGTCGTGACAGAGATAGAGAAGAAACTTCTGGCCTATTATGGAGAAGGCGAGGTCTCTTCCATCACCTCGGTCATAGGGATACTCTTCAACTCCGACCAGACCTTTGAGACAGGGAAGAACCTGTTCCATATCTTCATCAACCTGCATGAGAAAGCACCGGAGAATTTCTTCGACAAATACCTGAACCCCATTCTCTCTCTGGAGTATGACGGCAGTGATATGATACGGAAGAAAAAGGCGCAGGAGATCGCCCGGGAGACACAGAAAGATGTGATCGAAGCATTCAGAGAAAAAAAACTGCCCAACGGTGAGAAACTTTTCTCCGAGATCAATATTTTTGTTCCGCAAACCGGTATTGTCGGACATGATATCGAGATAGGACTCAATACGGTAGATGAGAAGAAGCAGCTTGAAGCGATAGAACGGCTGAAGAAAGAGCTGAAAAGCATAAACGGTGTCTTTGATGTGACCGACAACGCTACCGAGGGTGTGCAGGAGCTGAAACTGCGTGTCAACGAGTACGGACAGATGCTCGGTTTCAACGAAGCCTATGTGACAGCAGTGCTCAAAGGCTCATTCCTCAAAGGTGAATACGGGAAGATGTTCGATACCAAAGGGCTGATCCGTGTACGGATCGAAGACCCTGACAAAGATGAGTCCATGGATATTGAATCGGTCAAACTGACCACGCCTGACGGCAGGCAGGTCGTCAGGCTCGATGAGATCTGTGACTTCAACTACAAGAAGAGCTACGTCAAGATCTTCAAGGAGGATGGTGAGAGGGTCCGTACGGTCATCGCCAGGGTGGAGAGCAAGACCATTCTGCCGACAGAGGTGATGGCAAAGATCAAACCGCTGCTTGAGACATTTGAGAAAGAGGGTATCAAGGTGATCATCAAGGGAGAGGAGAAGGAGAACAAACAGATGAAAAAAGAGATGTCACAGGCGGCACTCATCGCTGTGTTTCTCATCTTCATCTCACTGGTATGGATGTTCAATTCCCTTGTACTGCCGCTCATCATTGTCTCGACCATTCCGCTCTCCATCGTCGGTGCCCTTGTGGGAACCTACATCATGGGGATCAACCTGACGATGCCGGGTGTCATGGGGATGATAGGTCTTGCAGGTGTTGTCGTCAACGACGGTTTGATCATGCTGAGTTTTATCAAGGGTTCGAAGAACCAGCAGGAGATGATGAGGAAAGCCGGACACAGACTGCGACCGATCCTCCTGACCTCCATCACCACCGTGCTGGGACTCTCAAGCATGATCTTCTTTGCCAGCGGACAGGCACTTATCATCCAGCCCATGGCGATCTCCCTTGGTTTCGGTATCGCCTGGGCAACGGTATTGAACCTTTACTATGTACCGCTGATGTATGCCGTGATCTACGGGGTGGGTCCTGATGGTCCGGAGGAGAAGAAAGAGGGTTTTTCACAAAAATGATGAAAAAAAGCAAGATATTATCCATCGGTTAATCATCGGTTCTTCAACTGTTGATGGTGGCATGTTACAATATTCGTATGAAAGATGAAAGTCTTTCACATACGGTCTTGAGAGTTTGTTTTACTCCTTGTCCAAAATTGTAAACTTCCTTGTTTTACTCTTAAGGATCGTATCCCTCCTCAGAAGAAGCGACTTTTTCATATTTCCTTGTTTTTTATATGATCTTCCTTGTTTATCGCTTCTTCTTTTTCTCTGCTTTATGATCCCTTCTGTATTATAGATTAACAAATTTTGGCTATAATTATTGGCTTAAAGAACCCTCTAAGACATTTTTGCATCTATGACAGTTTATGCACAGAGGGGATAAATGAATATAATTAAAGGATTATTTATGGGTATATTTGAAGATGATGATGACGATTACGGTGATTACAGAGATGATTTTATGGGGCGTACACCTAAGTCAAGCTATTTTGAGATCGCAAGAACAGCGAACCAGAATGTCGTAGAGACAGAACTCGAAGCAGTGTTCAGAAGACTTGCTGTTGCAGAGAGAATGCTTGAAGAACGCGGACTTGCAGACGAACATGAGCGTGAGATCTCTGCAACGATGATCGACAAAGATATTGACGACAGAACCGCAACGGTCTTTATCGATCTTGTGGCAAGTATCGTTACGAAGTGTGAATAGGACCTGAAACGTGTTAAGTGCAGTTGAGAGAAAAATAGAACAGTTCATCGCAGAATTGAACGACAAAGAGGTTACGGCACTCTATGCCAGACTGCCTCACGGCAAGAGGCTTCGGGCCAAACTCATTTTGAGGATCGCGGGGAATACTTTGCTTGTGGTCAAGACCGCTGCCGTGGTGGAGATGATCCATGCGGCCAGCCTCCTGCATGACGATGTCATCGATGATGCCGATACACGGCGTTCCAAACCCTCTCTCAATGCACTCTACGGAAACAAAACAGCCATTATGCTGGGCGATATCCTTTATTCCAAAGGCTTTTACGAACTGAACAATATCTCGGCAGAAGTGGCAAAGGTCGTTTCCAATGCCGTTACCCAGCTCAGCCTGGGAGAGCTCAAAGATGTCTCACTTTCCAAAACGTTCAATCTTGACAAAGAGATCTATCTTGAAATGATCTACCAGAAGACAGCCTCACTCATCGAAGCCAGTGCAGGTGCTGCAGCACTTCTGGCGGGCAAACCCAAAGAAGCCTACATGACTTACGGAAGAAACCTCGGCCTGGCATTCCAGATGATCGATGACCTGCTGGATATCACGTCCGATGCAGAAACACTGGGGAAACCGGCGCTGCATGATTTCGTGGAAGGCAAAACGACACTGCCTTACATCTATCTCTATGAAGCGCTTGATGCCAAAGGTCAAGAAAGGCTTGCTTCCCTTCACGGAAAAGTATTGAACGCCGATGAACAGAACTGGATCAAAGTCGAGATGGAAGAGCGGCAGATACTACTGAAGTGCTATGCACAGGCAAAAGAACTCATAGAAGAGGCAGTGGAGTTGATGAACGGCTATGGCGAAACGGCACTTTCGGATATTGCACTTGAAATGATAGAGAGGGATTTTTAATGTATTATCAGGTTATCAGTTTTTCCCACAAAAATTGTGAACAGGCGATGCGTGAGCGACTGGCTTTTGCCAATGATGCAGCCAAGATCACGTTCCTGGACCAGTTGACAGGGTTCGAGTTCGTACATGAAGCTTTCATTGTCTCTACATGCAACCGGGTAGAGATCGTTCTGGCAACACGTGACAATTTCTCAAGCTACCATGCGGTACTCGGGCTGATGAGTCAGAACAGTGACGTGAATTTTTATGAGTTGAAAACATCTGCCAAGCGTTACGATGATGAAGAGGCGATCGAGCATATCTTCTCTGTGGTCTCTTCTCTTGATTCACTGGTCATCGGTGAATCCCAGATCACCGGGCAGGTCAAAGAGGCGTTCCGCTTCTCTTTCAACAACGGTACGGCCGGTAAGAGACTCAACCGTGTGATCTCGTATGCGGTAAAGTGTGCAGCGGAAGTGCGTAATGCGACCAATATCTCACAAAACCCCATTTCCATCGCTTCTGTCGCAGTCTCCCAGGCACACAAACTTCTGGGTGACAACATACAGGGTATGCAGGGTATCGTGGTCGGTGCAGGCGATATGGGCGTACTTGCAGCCAAACACCTGCTTCGTGTAGGCTGCGATGTCGTGCTTATCGGACGTGACATTGACAAGGTACAGGCTGTTGCCGATGAACTGGGAGAGAATGTCAAAGCAGACACCATGGAGAATCTTCCGAAGTATCTTAACCGCTACAGGCTGCTCTTCTCTGCCACCTCTTCACCCGAACCGGTGATCACCAGAGAGATGATAGAGAACGAGACCCTTCCGAGACACTGGTTCGATATGGCGATCCCGCGTGACATTGAAGATATGGAGCTGGAGAAACTGCAGCTTTTCCGCATCGATGACCTGCGTGCTATCTCCAATGACAACCATGCACTGCGTGAAGAGCAGGCAGTCAGGGCTGCAGAGATCGTCAGCCGATACAAAGAGGAATTCTACAGCTGGCTCAGGGCACTCTCCATCGAACCTGTCATCAAGCAGATGAGAGAGCATGTAGCTGCTGCCATCGAGAAAGAGATGCAGCGTGCATTGAAAAAAGGCTTCGTCCCGGTTGAATACGAAGAGAATATGCGAAAGATGGCCCAGCAGATGTTCAACCGCTTTCTGCATGACCCGACACAGAACCTGAGAGCCTCTTCAACGGAAACGAAGAATGCCAATTGTATAGAAGCAGTGAAAAAAATGTTCAATATCGATACGGAACATATCGATTTCAAACAATACAAAAATGACCACCATACCAAAGGATACAGCGCGTGAGATTTTCAAGACTTTTGATACCTACAACCAAAGAGACCCCCAATGATGCGACACTGGCAAGCCATATCTTCCTGATCCGCGGAGGATTCATACAGTCGGTGGGCGGAAGCGGATTGTACAACTTCCTGCCATTGGGCAAGAAGGTGCTTGACAAAGTACGTGCCGTGGTAAAAGAGGAATTGGACAAGGCGGGCTGCCAGGAAGTAAGCCTCTCTTTCGTGACACCGGCATCTCTCTGGCAGGAGAGCGGTCGTTTCGAGAAGTACGGCAAGGAACTTCTGCGTTTCAAAGACAGAAAGAACAACGATTTCATTCTGGGCCCGACACATGAAGAGATGATGGTCAATCTGGTACGTCAGACGGTCAAAAGCTACAAGCAGCTTCCCTTGAACCTCTATCAGATCAACCTGAAGTTCCGTGACGAGATCAGGCCGCGTTTCGGCCTGATGAGAGGGCGTGAATTCCTCATGAAGGACGGGTACAGTTTTCATACATCCCAAGAAGACATGAAACGTGAATTCGACCTGATGGAGGAGACCTACAAGAAGATCTTCACACGGCTCGGACTGGAGTTCAAAGTGGTCGAAGCAGATTCGGGTGCCATCGGCGGAAGCGGCAGCAAAGAGTTCATGGTCCTCGCAGACAGCGGGGAAGACACTATCGTGGTCTGTGACAACTGTGAATACGGTGCGAATATCGAAGCAGCGGTACGACAGGAGAAACCCTGTGATGCAGAAGCGCCAGAAGCACTTTTTGCAAAATTCCATACACCGGATACGACGACCATTGAAGCCCTGAGTGCCTTCTTCCATGTCGATCCGTACTATCTGGTCAAAACGGTAGCGAAGAAAGCCCTCTATGATGAGGGCCGAACCGAAGTGGTTCTTTTTGCACTGCGCGGTTCGGATGAGCTCCAGGAGGTCAAAGCCTGCAATGCAGTGGGTGCCAACGACCTGGCGGATATCTCCGAAGAGGAACTTGAAGCAGCCGGCCTGGTAGCAGGCTATATGGGACCGACGGTCGTACCTGAAGGTGTGAGAGTAGTTCTGGACAGTAATCTCCGGGATGCAAGCAACATGATCTGCGGTGCCAATGAGAAGGAGTACCATCTCGTGGGCAACAGTTTCAAAGGTGTTGAAGCGGATTACCATGACCTGGTCGCGGTGCAGGAGGGAGATCTCTGCCCGCATTGTGGATCACCGCTGCGTTACACCAAAGGGATCGAAGCAGGGCATATCTTCCAGCTTGGTACACAGTACTCCGAGCCAATGGGAGCGACCTTCCTCGACGAGAACGGAAAAGCACAGCCGATGGTCATGGGAACCTACGGTATCGGTGTGAGCCGCCTTCTGGCAGCCATCATCGAGCAGAACCACGATGACAAAGGATGCATCTGGACCAAAGCGTCTGCACCTTTTGATCTGCAGCTGATCGTCTCCAATATCAAGGACGAAGCTCAGGTGGCTCTGGGTGAGGAACTTTATGAAACGTTGAAAGCAAAAGGCTTCGATGTGCTTTTCGATGAGCGAAAAGACCGTTTCGGTGCGAAGATGAAAGATTATGAACTGCTGGGTGTGCCGCATGCCATCGTCATCGGTAAAAAACTGCAGGATGGTCTTGTGGAATTCGTCACCAGAGAGGGACTTGTCAAAGAGGAGGTCTCTCCTGACGAGATCCTGACGGTCGTGGAGCAGAAGGTTTAATATGTTTCTGTTGATCATGATCCCTTTTATGCTGTTGGAACTGTACCTTTCTCTGTATGTAGGAGAGCGCATAGGTTTCTGGTGGTCCGCTATCTGGATCGTAGTATCGATGATACTCGGGATCAGGCTTCTTCAGTATACGCCGTATACGCTCATGGGGAATATTTCACAGGTTTCGATGGGGAAGCTGAGTCTTGAAGAGTTCCAGAATGCCAGCACTTCCTATCTGCTGGGAGCGATCCTTTTGATCATTCCTGGAGTATTGACAGATATTTTAGGGGTTTTGGCACTGGGTTACACGATGTATTTACGTTTTGTTGCTAAAATTACCCCCGAACAAACAAAATTTAACAAAAACAAAGGAGATGACAATGTCATTGATGTCGAAATTATTGACGAGCACTTTGATCGCAACGATCGCATTGAGCGCTAACGCGTCGGTAGACAATAAAACACTATTGAATTATGTAAAGAGAAATGTGGTCAAGAACCCTCAGGTCGAGGTCAAAGGGATCAAGATCATTGAGAAGAAGACACATAAAGATATCCCGGGTTGGGACGTCTACTTAACATCGATGCAGCTTAAATTTCAGAAGAAAGATATCGAAGCACCGGAGATGATCTTCGTCAAGGACGGTTTGGCTACAGGACATCTTGTAAATCTGAAGACCGGCAGGGACTATCGTAACGAGATCAAACCTACTGTACCAAATGAGCTGTACGATGATGCACACCTTCTTTTCGGTGACAAGAACGCCAAACACAAGATCATTATCTTCTCCGATCCGCAGTGCCCGTTCTGTCAGGAGGTCGTACCAGAGATATTTGAAGCATCCAAGAAAAACCCGAAGCTGATCGCGGTCTACTACTATCATCTCCCGCTTCTTCGTATTCACCCGGTCTCAGGCATTTTGACACGTATCATGCATGTGGCACAGACAGAAGGCAAGATAGATGTGGTCGAAAAGATGTATACCCTGAAGATCGATCCGAGAGAGACCGATATGAAAAAAGTCATTGCTGCAGTAAAGAAGCATACCGGATATGACATCACTGAAGCGAAGATCAACTCCAAAGAGGTGACCAAAGCGCTGGAAAAAGATCAGAAAGCTGCTGCAAGAATGATGGTTTCCGGAACGCCTACTGTATATATTGATGGTCAGTGGGACAAAATGAGAAACGGGTATAAGAAACTTAAGTAAGTTTCTTACTAGTGAAGAGTGAGGAGTGAAGAGTGAAGAGTGTTGGTATGCTTTTCCCTTCAGAAAAGCTCCTTTTTTATTTAGTGAGCAGGTGCATTTAATGTACTATGAAAGGGAGAGATAGTTGGAAACACTGATCATAGCGACACGGGCGAGCAATCTTGCTCTGTGGCAGGCATATCATATTAGAGAGAGAATCGAGGCGGCATTTCCGGATGTGAAAGTGGAGCTCAATGAGATAACCTCCAAAGGCGACAAGATACTCGACAAACCTCTGGCGCTTGTAGGCGGGAAGGGGCACTTCACCAAAGAGCTCGAAGATGAGATGCTTGCTGGTAATGCCCATCTGGCGGTCCATTCTCTGAAAGATGTCCCGACCTACATTCCTGAAGGCCTGGAGCTTTGTGCCATTACCGAGCGTCAGGACCAGAGTGATGTATTTCTCTCACATATCTACAAAGGTCTCGATGAACTCCCCGAAGGTGCAGTGGTTGGTACGACCAGTCTCAGACGCCGTATGCAGCTGCTTGAAAAGCGTCCCGACCTGAAAGTAAAAGACCTCAGAGGCAATGTCAATACCCGTCTTAGAAAACTCAAAGAAGGGCAGTACGATGCGATCATACTTGCATACATCGGGCTTCACAGGCTGGATTTGCTCAAAGATATTCCCTATGTGGAGAAACTGGATTTCTTCATCCCTCCTATGGGTCAGGCGGCACTTGGCATCGAGATCGTAGCGGACAATGACAGGGTCCGAGAGATCGCTATGAGCCTGAACGATGAAAACACTTTCATCTGCACCAAAGTGGAGCGCGATTTCGTATCCAAGATCGGTGCGGGGTGTTCAGCTCCAGTAGCGGTCAATGCGACCATCGAAGGTGACACGGTAACCGTACGTGCCATGCTGGGGTACCCCAACGGAACGAACATCATGCATAAGACTTTGAGCTCACCTGTAAGTGAATATGAATCACTCGGTGCCAAACTGGCAGAAGCGATGATAGAAGAGGGCGCCCTTGAAGTCCTCTCCAAAGCAGAAGAGATTGCTTTCAAAGAT
The sequence above is drawn from the Sulfurovum riftiae genome and encodes:
- a CDS encoding DUF2018 family protein, whose product is MGIFEDDDDDYGDYRDDFMGRTPKSSYFEIARTANQNVVETELEAVFRRLAVAERMLEERGLADEHEREISATMIDKDIDDRTATVFIDLVASIVTKCE
- a CDS encoding polyprenyl synthetase family protein — encoded protein: MLSAVERKIEQFIAELNDKEVTALYARLPHGKRLRAKLILRIAGNTLLVVKTAAVVEMIHAASLLHDDVIDDADTRRSKPSLNALYGNKTAIMLGDILYSKGFYELNNISAEVAKVVSNAVTQLSLGELKDVSLSKTFNLDKEIYLEMIYQKTASLIEASAGAAALLAGKPKEAYMTYGRNLGLAFQMIDDLLDITSDAETLGKPALHDFVEGKTTLPYIYLYEALDAKGQERLASLHGKVLNADEQNWIKVEMEERQILLKCYAQAKELIEEAVELMNGYGETALSDIALEMIERDF
- the hemA gene encoding glutamyl-tRNA reductase, whose protein sequence is MYYQVISFSHKNCEQAMRERLAFANDAAKITFLDQLTGFEFVHEAFIVSTCNRVEIVLATRDNFSSYHAVLGLMSQNSDVNFYELKTSAKRYDDEEAIEHIFSVVSSLDSLVIGESQITGQVKEAFRFSFNNGTAGKRLNRVISYAVKCAAEVRNATNISQNPISIASVAVSQAHKLLGDNIQGMQGIVVGAGDMGVLAAKHLLRVGCDVVLIGRDIDKVQAVADELGENVKADTMENLPKYLNRYRLLFSATSSPEPVITREMIENETLPRHWFDMAIPRDIEDMELEKLQLFRIDDLRAISNDNHALREEQAVRAAEIVSRYKEEFYSWLRALSIEPVIKQMREHVAAAIEKEMQRALKKGFVPVEYEENMRKMAQQMFNRFLHDPTQNLRASSTETKNANCIEAVKKMFNIDTEHIDFKQYKNDHHTKGYSA
- a CDS encoding proline--tRNA ligase, with the protein product MRFSRLLIPTTKETPNDATLASHIFLIRGGFIQSVGGSGLYNFLPLGKKVLDKVRAVVKEELDKAGCQEVSLSFVTPASLWQESGRFEKYGKELLRFKDRKNNDFILGPTHEEMMVNLVRQTVKSYKQLPLNLYQINLKFRDEIRPRFGLMRGREFLMKDGYSFHTSQEDMKREFDLMEETYKKIFTRLGLEFKVVEADSGAIGGSGSKEFMVLADSGEDTIVVCDNCEYGANIEAAVRQEKPCDAEAPEALFAKFHTPDTTTIEALSAFFHVDPYYLVKTVAKKALYDEGRTEVVLFALRGSDELQEVKACNAVGANDLADISEEELEAAGLVAGYMGPTVVPEGVRVVLDSNLRDASNMICGANEKEYHLVGNSFKGVEADYHDLVAVQEGDLCPHCGSPLRYTKGIEAGHIFQLGTQYSEPMGATFLDENGKAQPMVMGTYGIGVSRLLAAIIEQNHDDKGCIWTKASAPFDLQLIVSNIKDEAQVALGEELYETLKAKGFDVLFDERKDRFGAKMKDYELLGVPHAIVIGKKLQDGLVEFVTREGLVKEEVSPDEILTVVEQKV
- a CDS encoding FxsA family protein, translating into MFLLIMIPFMLLELYLSLYVGERIGFWWSAIWIVVSMILGIRLLQYTPYTLMGNISQVSMGKLSLEEFQNASTSYLLGAILLIIPGVLTDILGVLALGYTMYLRFVAKITPEQTKFNKNKGDDNVIDVEIIDEHFDRNDRIER
- a CDS encoding DsbA family protein, encoding MSLMSKLLTSTLIATIALSANASVDNKTLLNYVKRNVVKNPQVEVKGIKIIEKKTHKDIPGWDVYLTSMQLKFQKKDIEAPEMIFVKDGLATGHLVNLKTGRDYRNEIKPTVPNELYDDAHLLFGDKNAKHKIIIFSDPQCPFCQEVVPEIFEASKKNPKLIAVYYYHLPLLRIHPVSGILTRIMHVAQTEGKIDVVEKMYTLKIDPRETDMKKVIAAVKKHTGYDITEAKINSKEVTKALEKDQKAAARMMVSGTPTVYIDGQWDKMRNGYKKLK